In a genomic window of Rhodovulum sp. P5:
- the urtD gene encoding urea ABC transporter ATP-binding protein UrtD: MTALLEVSGVSVSFDGFKAINNLSFQIGPRELRAIIGPNGAGKTTFMDIVTGKTKPDEGRVLWGEYSKSLLKMNESQIAREGVGRKFQRPTVFEDQSVFDNLLMALRKDRAPWSVLFYRQNAADRMRVEDLADEIGLADQLPRKAGELSHGQKQWLEIGMLLAQEPRLLLVDEPAAGMTLAEREHTTDLLKEAAKTRAVVVVEHDMEFVRRLDCKVTVLHEGSVLAEGSLDHVTKNQQVIDVYLGR, translated from the coding sequence ATGACCGCGCTACTAGAGGTTTCCGGCGTCTCCGTCAGCTTTGACGGGTTCAAGGCGATCAACAACCTGTCCTTCCAGATCGGGCCGCGCGAATTGCGGGCGATCATCGGGCCGAACGGCGCGGGCAAGACCACCTTCATGGACATCGTGACCGGCAAGACGAAACCCGATGAGGGCCGCGTGCTGTGGGGTGAGTATTCCAAATCGCTGCTCAAGATGAACGAAAGCCAGATCGCCCGCGAAGGCGTCGGCCGGAAGTTTCAGCGCCCGACCGTGTTCGAGGATCAGTCGGTGTTCGACAACCTGCTGATGGCCCTTCGGAAGGACCGCGCCCCGTGGTCGGTGCTGTTCTATCGTCAGAACGCGGCGGACAGGATGCGGGTCGAAGATCTGGCCGATGAAATCGGCCTGGCCGATCAGTTGCCGCGCAAGGCGGGGGAGTTATCCCACGGCCAGAAGCAATGGCTGGAGATCGGCATGCTGCTGGCGCAGGAACCGCGGCTTCTGCTGGTCGACGAACCGGCCGCGGGCATGACGCTGGCGGAACGCGAACACACCACCGACCTGCTGAAAGAGGCCGCAAAGACCCGCGCCGTCGTGGTGGTGGAGCACGACATGGAATTCGTCCGCCGGCTCGACTGCAAGGTCACGGTGCTGCACGAAGGCTCGGTGCTGGCAGAAGGCAGTCTCGACCATGTCACGAAGAACCAACAGGTGATCGATGTGTATCTGGGGCGCTGA
- the urtC gene encoding urea ABC transporter permease subunit UrtC, whose protein sequence is MRKSFIARNPSVLIFLAALAAFTLAVTLLGEGTGTGLISTSFVKTLGKTLCLCLVAIAMDLVWGYTGILSLGHFAFFGIGGYMVGMWLMYARTESIVASSLAQAEIPPTPDEIRDAIATQIFGVVGGNEFPAIWAFAHSLPIQLALVVLIPGLLALVFGWLAFRSRVTGVYLSILTQAMTLALALYLFQNDSGLRGNNGLSGLQNIPGADNVPQSLISIWFFWASAAALAIGYVLAAFVVSGKFGSVIRGIRDDEARVRFLGYSVEGYKLFIFTLTAVIAGVAGALYYPQAGIINPAEIAPIASIYLAVWVAIGGRGRLYGAVIGAAFVSLLSTWFTGGQAPDVPLGFYTVKWVDWWQILLGLSFVLVTLFAPKGIGGLFDLIGGRHAPDRHGADLGPDRGALREQEAEQ, encoded by the coding sequence ATGAGGAAAAGCTTCATCGCCCGAAACCCGTCGGTCCTGATCTTCCTGGCCGCGCTCGCCGCCTTTACCCTCGCCGTGACCCTGCTGGGTGAGGGCACGGGGACGGGCCTGATCTCCACCAGTTTCGTCAAGACGCTGGGCAAGACGCTGTGCCTGTGCCTTGTTGCCATCGCGATGGATCTGGTCTGGGGCTACACGGGCATTCTTTCGCTGGGCCATTTCGCCTTTTTCGGCATCGGCGGCTACATGGTCGGGATGTGGCTGATGTATGCGCGAACGGAAAGCATCGTGGCCTCCTCGCTCGCGCAGGCCGAGATCCCGCCCACGCCGGACGAAATCCGCGACGCCATCGCCACGCAGATCTTCGGCGTGGTTGGCGGGAACGAGTTTCCTGCAATCTGGGCCTTTGCCCATTCCCTGCCGATCCAGTTGGCCCTGGTGGTACTGATCCCCGGTCTGCTGGCGCTGGTGTTCGGCTGGCTGGCGTTCCGCAGCCGCGTCACGGGCGTCTACCTGTCGATCCTGACGCAGGCGATGACGCTGGCGCTGGCGCTGTACCTGTTCCAGAACGACAGTGGTCTTCGCGGCAATAACGGGCTGTCGGGCCTTCAGAACATTCCCGGCGCCGACAACGTGCCGCAATCGCTGATCTCGATCTGGTTCTTCTGGGCCTCGGCTGCGGCGCTGGCCATCGGCTATGTTCTGGCGGCCTTCGTCGTGTCGGGCAAATTCGGCAGCGTGATCCGCGGAATTCGAGACGACGAAGCGCGGGTGCGGTTCCTTGGCTACTCGGTGGAGGGATACAAGCTCTTCATCTTCACCCTGACCGCGGTGATCGCTGGCGTTGCCGGGGCGCTGTACTACCCGCAGGCGGGCATCATCAACCCCGCGGAAATCGCCCCCATCGCGTCGATCTACCTTGCCGTCTGGGTCGCGATCGGGGGCCGCGGGCGGCTTTACGGTGCCGTGATCGGCGCGGCCTTCGTGTCGCTTTTGTCCACATGGTTCACCGGCGGACAGGCGCCGGATGTGCCCTTGGGGTTTTACACCGTGAAATGGGTGGACTGGTGGCAGATCCTGCTGGGGCTCAGCTTCGTGCTGGTCACGCTGTTTGCGCCAAAAGGGATCGGCGGGCTCTTTGACCTGATCGGCGGGCGGCATGCGCCCGACCGTCACGGCGCTGACCTCGGCCCGGATCGGGGCGCCCTTCGCGAACAGGAGGCCGAGCAATGA
- the urtB gene encoding urea ABC transporter permease subunit UrtB, with protein MRILLAALLLVVSMAAAALAQDSPIQQLLQDNRQLIEKSSRKTIGPAIDALRDSGLPAAQTVLERWQAKEMWQREEDGLFFFAEKIDSKTYRLIDIATGAPVGTYDKGDLEQLKPNSGIRGMIGAALVQFQLNDPDPAKRVEALDAIARDAEASHLDALRRSIYGEANAALKARKERLERLLTIAYDDDPAARIAAIESFSGDLGVDARAALNPLVATTRAVTTGAPPAGENVARTLTPGSADFTEDEAYALLVDAGLAPPRLTSDAKRAALAAHVEDGRVGGVPLHELDTEADRDRAYTALAFAGLVPPAASDGEAAAALEAHTFYERYAEPDPAVTAAANATLESITFRVGFNQFADLMLDALSLASIYFLAAIGLAITFGVMGVINMAHGEFIMMGAYTGFVVQQFIPNYTVSILVALPLAFAVTFAAGVAMERLVIRWLYNRPLETLLATFGISIALQQLAKNIFGTQARPLTSPDWLDGALQINDVVSISYIRIAIFVLALAFLALFLFIMRRTRLGLEVRAVTQNPRMAASMGVNPDRINMLTFGLGSGIAGVAGVAIGLYAKVTSELGQDYIVQSFMTVVVGGVGNIWGTLLGATLIGSLQKGIEWLNPSNTLAAQTYMILFIILFIQFRPRGIIALKGRAAGD; from the coding sequence ATGCGCATTCTTCTTGCCGCCCTTCTTCTTGTCGTCTCGATGGCCGCGGCCGCTCTGGCACAGGACAGCCCGATCCAGCAGCTTTTGCAGGACAACCGCCAGCTCATCGAAAAGAGCTCGCGCAAGACGATCGGGCCGGCCATCGACGCCCTGCGTGACAGCGGCCTGCCCGCAGCCCAGACCGTGCTGGAACGATGGCAGGCCAAGGAGATGTGGCAGCGCGAGGAAGACGGCCTGTTCTTCTTTGCCGAAAAGATCGACTCCAAGACCTACCGCCTGATCGACATCGCCACCGGCGCGCCGGTCGGTACATATGACAAGGGCGATCTGGAGCAGTTGAAACCCAATAGCGGTATCCGCGGGATGATCGGCGCGGCGCTGGTGCAGTTCCAGTTGAACGACCCCGATCCGGCAAAGCGGGTCGAGGCGCTGGATGCCATTGCCCGCGATGCCGAGGCGAGCCACCTTGACGCCCTGCGCCGCAGCATCTACGGCGAAGCCAACGCTGCACTCAAGGCCCGCAAGGAACGTCTGGAACGCCTGCTGACCATCGCCTATGACGATGACCCCGCGGCGCGCATCGCCGCCATCGAAAGCTTTTCCGGTGATCTGGGCGTCGATGCCCGCGCCGCCCTGAACCCGCTGGTCGCGACCACCCGTGCCGTGACGACGGGCGCCCCGCCGGCCGGGGAAAACGTGGCGCGCACCCTGACGCCCGGCAGCGCCGATTTCACGGAAGACGAGGCCTATGCCCTTCTGGTTGACGCAGGCCTCGCCCCGCCGCGCCTGACATCCGACGCCAAGCGTGCCGCCCTTGCCGCCCATGTCGAAGATGGCCGGGTCGGTGGCGTGCCGCTGCATGAACTGGATACCGAGGCCGACCGCGACCGTGCCTACACCGCCCTGGCCTTCGCCGGGCTGGTCCCGCCTGCGGCCAGCGACGGAGAGGCCGCCGCAGCGCTGGAGGCCCACACCTTCTACGAACGCTATGCCGAGCCGGACCCCGCCGTCACCGCCGCCGCCAATGCCACGCTGGAATCCATCACGTTCCGCGTGGGGTTCAACCAGTTCGCCGATCTGATGCTGGATGCACTCTCGCTCGCCTCGATCTATTTTCTTGCCGCTATCGGGCTTGCCATCACCTTTGGCGTGATGGGCGTGATCAACATGGCCCATGGCGAGTTCATCATGATGGGCGCCTATACCGGCTTCGTCGTCCAGCAGTTCATTCCCAACTACACCGTCTCGATCCTTGTCGCGCTGCCGCTGGCCTTCGCCGTGACCTTCGCCGCGGGCGTCGCAATGGAACGGCTGGTGATCCGCTGGCTGTACAACCGCCCACTAGAGACGCTGCTGGCGACCTTCGGAATCTCGATCGCGCTGCAGCAATTGGCCAAGAACATCTTCGGCACGCAGGCGCGCCCGCTGACCTCCCCCGACTGGCTGGATGGCGCGCTGCAGATCAACGACGTTGTCTCGATCAGCTATATCCGCATCGCGATCTTCGTGCTTGCGCTGGCCTTCCTCGCGCTCTTCCTGTTCATCATGCGCCGCACCCGGCTGGGGCTGGAGGTACGTGCGGTGACGCAGAACCCGCGCATGGCGGCTTCGATGGGCGTCAATCCCGACCGGATCAACATGCTGACCTTCGGGCTGGGCTCTGGCATCGCAGGCGTGGCCGGTGTGGCTATCGGGCTCTACGCCAAGGTCACGTCGGAACTTGGGCAGGACTACATCGTCCAAAGCTTCATGACCGTGGTCGTGGGCGGCGTCGGTAACATCTGGGGTACGCTTCTGGGCGCGACGCTGATCGGCTCGCTCCAGAAAGGGATCGAATGGCTGAACCCGTCCAACACACTGGCCGCGCAGACCTACATGATCCTCTTCATCATCCTGTTCATCCAGTTCCGGCCGCGGGGCATCATCGCCCTGAAGGGCCGCGCGGCGGGGGATTGA